In one Corallococcus sp. EGB genomic region, the following are encoded:
- a CDS encoding MbnP family copper-binding protein produces the protein MRSVPRSRLLLPLALVGALGCGDDEPQKPEVLTVDLPVVARVGAEPFACGRTYTNVGTTGTTYEPMDFRVYVHDVRLVTRSGQEVPVTLTDDGTWQHSGVVLLDFANKDGLCTQGTAGMNASIKGTAPQGDYTGLRFTLGVPEDLNHGDPTTLGAPLGDMSLHWSWQSGFLFTRIEGRTKGLPQHVMHLGSTSCAPPPEGQTQGTAGCANNNRPEFHLDGFDVTKSRVVMDLGTLFAGSDLDANAPDTAAGCMSSPTDADCGPLFQRLGLAFGGKAAEPAAQTFIRVE, from the coding sequence ATGCGCTCCGTGCCCCGCTCCCGCCTCCTCCTTCCGCTGGCCCTCGTGGGCGCGCTCGGCTGTGGGGACGACGAACCCCAGAAGCCCGAGGTGCTGACAGTGGACCTCCCCGTCGTCGCTCGCGTGGGCGCCGAGCCCTTCGCGTGCGGCCGGACGTACACGAACGTCGGGACGACGGGGACGACCTACGAGCCCATGGACTTCCGCGTGTACGTGCACGACGTGCGGCTGGTGACGCGGAGCGGTCAGGAGGTGCCCGTCACGCTGACCGACGACGGCACGTGGCAGCACTCGGGCGTGGTGCTCCTGGACTTCGCGAACAAGGACGGCCTGTGCACGCAGGGCACGGCGGGCATGAACGCGTCCATCAAGGGCACGGCGCCCCAGGGCGACTACACGGGCCTGCGCTTCACGCTCGGCGTGCCGGAGGACCTGAACCACGGCGACCCGACGACGCTGGGCGCGCCGCTGGGGGACATGAGCCTGCACTGGAGCTGGCAGAGTGGCTTCCTCTTCACGCGCATCGAGGGCCGCACGAAGGGCCTGCCCCAGCACGTCATGCACCTGGGCAGCACGTCCTGCGCGCCGCCGCCCGAGGGCCAGACGCAGGGCACCGCCGGCTGCGCGAACAACAACCGTCCGGAGTTCCACCTGGACGGCTTCGACGTGACGAAGAGCCGCGTGGTGATGGACCTGGGCACGCTCTTCGCGGGCTCCGACCTGGACGCGAACGCCCCCGACACGGCCGCGGGCTGCATGTCGTCCCCCACCGACGCGGACTGCGGCCCCCTCTTCCAGCGTCTGGGCCTCGCCTTCGGCGGCAAGGCGGCGGAGCCGGCGGCGCAGACCTTCATCCGGGTCGAATAG
- a CDS encoding MbnH family di-heme enzyme yields MARRRARAWKALATVSLLAAGCAAPSGPSEDPAPYDWKLPAGFPTPRVPADNPMSEAKVQLGRRLFYDKRLSLNGTQSCASCHEQAKAFTDGRVHAVGSTGQAHRRNGQGLANVAYATSLTWANSSLTTLEAQALVPLFGRDPVELGFGDQQEVLLERLRADPDLSARFAEAFPGESTPVSLATLTRALAAFERSLLSGTSAYDRYLYGKEVDALSPAAKRGLQLFLSERLECDHCHSGFNFQDATVHEQTPEPVLPYHNTGLYNEDGKGAYPIGDPGLIEITGRPEDMGRFKAPSLRNVAVTAPYMHDGSVATLSDVLDHYAAGGRARAANGGQPGPQQSPFVRGFELTPEEKADVIAFLESLTDTAFLTDPRFADPATTP; encoded by the coding sequence GTGGCACGGCGACGAGCACGAGCGTGGAAGGCCCTGGCGACGGTGTCGCTGCTGGCCGCGGGCTGCGCGGCTCCCTCGGGCCCCTCCGAGGATCCCGCGCCCTACGACTGGAAGCTGCCGGCGGGCTTCCCCACGCCGCGCGTGCCGGCGGACAACCCCATGTCGGAGGCGAAGGTCCAGCTGGGCCGGCGCCTCTTCTACGACAAGCGCCTGTCGCTGAACGGCACGCAGTCCTGCGCCTCCTGCCACGAACAGGCGAAGGCCTTCACGGATGGGCGCGTGCACGCGGTGGGCAGCACCGGCCAGGCGCACCGCCGCAACGGGCAGGGGCTGGCGAACGTGGCGTACGCGACCAGCCTCACCTGGGCCAACTCGTCGCTCACCACGCTGGAGGCCCAGGCGCTGGTGCCGCTGTTCGGCCGGGATCCGGTGGAGCTGGGGTTCGGGGATCAACAGGAGGTGTTGCTGGAGCGGCTGCGCGCGGATCCGGACCTGTCGGCCCGGTTCGCGGAGGCGTTCCCGGGCGAGTCCACGCCGGTGTCGCTGGCCACGCTGACGCGGGCCCTGGCGGCGTTCGAGCGGTCCCTGCTGTCGGGCACGTCCGCGTATGACCGCTACCTGTACGGCAAGGAGGTGGACGCGCTGAGCCCCGCGGCGAAGCGGGGCCTGCAGCTGTTCCTGTCCGAGCGCCTGGAGTGCGACCACTGCCACTCCGGCTTCAACTTCCAGGACGCGACCGTGCACGAGCAGACGCCGGAGCCGGTGCTGCCGTACCACAACACCGGCCTCTACAACGAGGACGGCAAGGGCGCCTATCCCATTGGGGATCCAGGCCTCATCGAAATCACGGGCCGTCCGGAGGACATGGGCCGCTTCAAGGCGCCGTCGCTGCGCAACGTGGCCGTCACCGCGCCGTACATGCACGACGGCAGCGTGGCGACGCTCTCCGACGTACTGGACCACTACGCGGCGGGAGGCCGGGCCCGGGCGGCGAACGGCGGACAGCCAGGCCCCCAGCAGAGCCCCTTCGTGCGCGGCTTCGAGCTGACGCCCGAGGAGAAGGCGGACGTCATCGCGTTCCTGGAGTCGCTCACGGATACGGCGTTCCTGACCGACCCGCGCTTCGCGGACCCGGCCACGACGCCGTGA
- a CDS encoding YcnI family protein, with protein sequence MKSSLGPLCVVAGSLLSSTVFAHAAVAGATPPFAGATFEADFTVSHGCNGADTYKMRVQIPEGVTGVRPVDSVFGKAEVEKDASGNVTAVTWTRPASEVRAEDTHFFHLGLRMKLPSKPFTTVFFPTTQTCRMLGGTETVVEWTSTAGGEHNHDGDAGTAPSENPAPSLYLLPSRLPGWNQYTVDEHVHDLTVFKDALIVWSGSQAYSFNSVTQALIEKEPGVTALTQIHPGTVIWVKY encoded by the coding sequence ATGAAGTCCTCCCTGGGGCCGCTGTGCGTCGTCGCGGGTTCGCTGCTGTCCTCCACCGTCTTCGCGCACGCCGCGGTGGCGGGGGCCACGCCTCCCTTCGCCGGAGCGACCTTCGAGGCGGACTTCACGGTGAGCCACGGCTGTAATGGCGCGGACACGTACAAGATGCGCGTCCAGATTCCCGAGGGCGTGACAGGCGTGCGCCCGGTGGACTCGGTGTTCGGCAAGGCCGAGGTGGAGAAGGACGCCTCCGGCAACGTGACGGCGGTGACGTGGACGCGGCCCGCGTCCGAGGTCCGCGCGGAGGACACGCACTTCTTCCACCTGGGGCTGCGCATGAAGCTGCCCTCGAAGCCGTTCACCACCGTGTTCTTCCCCACGACGCAGACGTGCCGCATGCTTGGGGGCACGGAGACGGTGGTGGAGTGGACCAGCACCGCGGGCGGCGAGCACAACCATGACGGGGACGCGGGCACGGCGCCGTCGGAGAACCCCGCGCCGTCGCTCTATCTGTTGCCTTCGCGGCTGCCGGGCTGGAACCAGTACACGGTGGACGAGCACGTGCACGACCTGACCGTGTTCAAGGACGCGCTCATCGTGTGGTCCGGTTCGCAGGCGTACAGCTTCAATTCCGTCACGCAGGCGCTCATCGAGAAGGAGCCCGGCGTCACCGCGCTCACGCAGATCCACCCGGGCACGGTCATCTGGGTGAAGTACTAG